tttgaataaatgtgatttgaattatgcataaatgttattttagtatattgtgcactactgagtcatagtactcagcaatggctgttattgctgtcgtagatatagagactagaggagcagcagagtgagctgttgaggatcttggagctacctccctgaagttttgtcgggtataattttataccctgaatgtaatgtttatatttgtgtatgtaaccgtatgtacatgtataaattgactacgagcagttgtatagagtttgtaataatattattttggattttctattttaaattttggattgatgtatgtaaattgattttactttaatgagaaatgaattgaattattgagtactattttttatgacaattgaattgagaaatggtgttgTGTTAGTGTTGGATTTGATGAAATaagatataggaagtgtttttacaggtttttgaagaattgttttcttaaaatacagacggtactttgccgaaattttttcaaaatttgcggataaataaaaatggacaaaaattttaactagcttttaaacttcaattaaatgtaagaaaatgctcacaactttcaaaaagtaagaaaatggtttttaaaatcccttgtagagtacttaatgagttatcggtaggtgaagttcggtagtctattaggtattctacgggattatgttatgctttacagagggataAAGTGTGacatgagttgagctccccaaattgtttTATTTTGTGTTTATTGATAGAAATAAATTAAATCGTTATAGATTACATGAGTAGATAATATATGTACCTAGAAATACGCTTGTATCCATGATTTTCTATGAACAATGAAGAACAGAAGCGAAATGGTAGGTTTACAACTCTCAATATTCACAGCCTTCAAATTCTATATGAATTATATTTGATGTTAAATGGGGTtatcagaatatatatatatatatatatatatatatatgattaagaGTTGAAGCCTCTTCCTTAGTGGGCTTATGGACAGCCTAATTCATTACAGGCTTGCCCAATCACATGACTCAATCCATTTAGATATTGCCAAttactaaacttattattttatatcattaTTTAATCTGTCAATGAGCCTAATAATTGATTAATGCTAATCCACATCCAGATACAAATAAATAATCAAATATTTACAGGTTAtgtgagtaaaaaactccccgttggatgaTTCAcattatggctggactctgtctgATTATTTCTTTGAAATTGGACCAAATATGAGTTTATGTTTGAGTTGAAAGATAATTGAGTTTCCTATAGGCTTTGTAAGCCTTATGCAGACCCAAATCTTAATACCGGTCCGGCCCATGAGATCGGGTCGTGACATGCTTTCTAGCATCGTCTTTGATCAATACAAAATGAGATTATTTGACTAATAATGCCTTCTTTTttctttagaaaaaaaaaaaggaaaagcacCGGCGCACTGATTAGATAAGGCAGAGCCTGGGTAAGAAACCCCGCAAATATCATAATACAccttctttaatttttatattattattaaaaccgttcttaaataatatttttttaaacatattaaaaaatattttaaaattaaatttaatatattttttaatttttaatggtcttttaaataatatttttttaaaaaaataaaaatatttttaatccttCAAACTTAATTTAAAATGAACATTACAACACCAAAATGTCGTGTAATATCTACCAATCACTGTGTAATTATGTATATAATATTCGAACCATTATTGTCAACTCAAAAACTGAATTCTTATATATATTTGagagtgtgtgtatatatatatgtatatatatatatatatataaagatttattattaaaaatattatttatattaaagattatttatattattaaaatttagaagtTTTAACACAAAGAtatagttaaaataaaatttagatttataGACTGCTAAataattaatgttaatttattaattttttaagtgcatataattacttttttttattaaatttaataatatgtttataaatattttaacgaTTAAATTAGTAAAAGTGAGATTCAGaatgtaaaatttttttattaattttattataataaatttaataatttttaataaattaataatacttataaaattaatattataaaattaccaAATTTTTAAAGAGGAACTATAATAAGATTTTTTATAtaagtaaaattattattaaaataatattaagtttttttaattattttaatgataataatattataaactaaatttatttacatatttatttttttcataaactTTCATTCTTAAAATATATTAGAAACGGATTAATATTAATTATCAAAAAAGAGACTGTCGTTAATCAAATTATTACCAACAAATTCATGTATATGTCATTAaagatattttttaataatatttttataaataatatagaaTATTTTATCTGTCACAAATTtactatttattcatatttttatatatattatacattacaagtattgaattttttttaaattataaaattaatataaaaagatTGTatcttaaactttaaaattatatatatataattaaaatttaaaaatattatacgtAATTTGCTGTGTGACAttccatattttatatatttgttgatgtaatatttttctaaaataaaatggattctttaaaaaaaaaaaaaaacaatatgaACCGTAATACAATCAAATTTGAATTTCAATTCTATAAATAactccatcatcatcatcatcttttaTCTTTCTTGTAGGTATTATGGTTTACCTTTACattatgatttatttttaataattataaagttAGATCataatatatgaaaaataatGGCTAATATggcatattatttttaaaaaattaatttaattaaaaaattataaaatttacatgTTTACAAGtatatttcaattaaatataaatattaacataaatccgtgcaaaataattagtaatttttttttcaaggaGGAAAACGAGTAATCTCCTAAACTGGGCTCTATCATTTGGGCCTCATCACCGTAAAGCTCTGATAAGCCCTTTACCTTCCTCTTTTATTGGGTTGTCTTCCGATCAGTGGCGTGCAAATATGAGGTAAAAAATGGGGCATATTAATGTTGTTGGTTTGGTTCCTACAAAATGACTTCGGCAGCTTTCTGATGGGTTTGCCTTTATGCTAATAACTTCTCATGTTTTGTCAATGTCTCCTCTTTGATAAACCTAATCCAAGTGATCAGTTTAGTAAAGAGTTGATAATGAAGATGCCAAAATAATATGCACCAGAGAAAAAAGATAACTGAAAAGACAATAAGATCATCAATGCACTGGATAATATAAAGTCTCTCGAAAGGCTTAATATTTCCAGTTGGACGAGTCGAGCACCAAAGACCAAAATCAGAAACATGAGCCTAGACCCATATCCAAAAGAAAATTCTTGCTGCATAATATAATGCATGCAACACAATGCATTAGTTATCCCTTTGACAATAGTTACCCTTTTTCACCAATCCAACTCCATTGCTCGTTCATCCTTGCTCAAAGTCATCCTTAAGACTTCCTCTTTCTATGAACTTGTAAACCAAAAATGACTTCTTTGGATGTGAACAAAAACCATGTAACTTTACAATGTTCCGATGTTGTACATCTTATAGAACAcgattcttgcttctaaatgccTTCAAATTAGATGTGCTACACCATCTTGTGATTGTTGAAGCATTTTATTTGTGAAGCATGTACAGATGTTGAAGCTTTCCTAATTCTTTGGGCATGAAACCAGAAAGTTCATTACAGATGCTTCAAATTTCCTGTGGAAGTAGGAACAGCACCACTAGGATTGTTATTTGACAAATCAAGATAAAGAAGAGATCTTAACATCCCAATTTACTGAGGAATTGAACCATTAATAAGGTTTAAATAGGGAAAGAATTCCAAGACTTGTTAATGGGTTATTTTAGATGTATGATTGAAAGCCAAATCAAGGAATCTATGTATTTAATAGGTAAATTTAATTATACAACTTGTGTGTTGAATCTATAATAAATTAggtttaaataagaaaaattcattaaactaataatttacaCGACTTTTTGATTGTGGAAAATATTGTAAAATTAAACACTGTGCCATGAAAGTCAATAAGAATCACTTTAAAATCCTATGTATATGagctatttttaaaatttatgagtTGCTTGATAGATAAAAGATTCTAGACAATTAAATTATGGTTTAGACTAAGATTTTCAACTATTGAATTACGGTATAGACTATTAAATCTATAATAAATTATGGGttgtatattttttataattaaaatgaaaaaaaattactgtttcaaattgaaaaataaaaattatatatttacctAATATATTAACAATTTGCGTAAAATCGAAAATTTATATTAACAACAGTTTGTTCGTTCTCTTTTAAGATCGAGCAACGAAAaatagttttttttatttatttattgggaTTATAGTGACGCCTGCATCTAAATAAAGAAAGTGTATTTAAGTTtagatttttattaaattaaaatatttagtaattaaataataaaaattaaaaaacaatgTCCATACtgaacataaaagttgtttcatGGTTATTCAATATATATAAACCCCAGGGGTGTGGTCGAGCGGTTGGGGCTCGTCCTCCCTTGAGCAACGTCCTGGGTTCGATCCGGGGTTGTGTATGGAGCGCTTTAAAACCTGGAGCCAGCCATCCTGCCCTTCAAGGCACCCACAAGCTGGTATAGGGAGATTAGTCTGGGCTGAGCAAACTGTGTAAAGGCCTGGGATACCTCCTTGAAAATGCACCTATTTAAATAAGACTattgaagaaattaaaatttaaatctacatgtattttttttattattgaatattaatttgatgcaaaGTGGAAGGGGACTATGGGCATGGCTCTCCAATTCTCGTCCCTATCCTTATCACTCGTGCAAGCTAAGCTATGGTCTCTCTGCATCCGTGGTCATAGTGATTAACAATGGCAACGGGTGAGGCAGGAATCACTCCCCTTCCATCTTTACCCGTAATATTAAAAGtcaaaataagatataaaaagatTAATCAGACGCAgacaaatcaaattaaatcaagTTGGGAATAATTATAATATCTAAATTCACCCACAAGACCAGACCACTGCCAACACCTACACAATATAATCCAAGATCTCAAGCCTTTCCATTGTATCAATCAAAGCCACGCATGCCAtctttattttacaattttattaacTTTCTCCGTGGCCATTTTGTCCAACACCTTATTGTGTCACAACGACGTAGACCGGTTTAAAATTATGGCTAGAAGatgatgaaaaaaattattttataatttttataattaaaatatatgaaatttaaattaatgtttaaaattattaataaatattttttaaatgatattatttttaataatagttCAAAcaactatatttattattaatcaatttattCAATGACTTCTtgctttcatttatttattttatgtatcaaaTATAAGAATTATTCAGTCTTCTttagattgattttttttttcttatttaaccTGTTCTGCCACTCTTCAACCCTTCACAATACAGGCTTACACTAAACAAAAAGATATTTTAAGAAATCCATCAAaacgaaaatgaaaaaaaaaaattaaatatatttttttctcaAATAATAAATTACTGAATATAAGGTCAAAAGAATTTGGTGTTGACTTTGAAACTTGCTTTCACAATGTCCAATAGCTGCTCCTATGGTAAAGTGATGATACATTACCGAACTAGTTCTAAGTTCTAACAAAGTCCAAAATTGAGGCTGTGAATTCAATACCCAAAAATCCAACACCAAATAATACAAATATTTATTCAATTATAGCCTCTCAATCCACCATTGCAACCCATTTCCTTTTTCATGGCTTACACTATGCAGAAGCCACTTTGTTTATTTTGCCCACTCCTTTTCCATCTTATTCCTTTACTGGTATTTTCTGTTCATGTTCTTGCTACTGTATCCACCGCTGCTGTTCGAACTGAAGTAGAAGAAGCAGATGCTCTTTTGAGATGGAAGGATTCTCTggataatcaaagccaatctttcCTGTCTTCTTGGAATACTACTGCTGGCAGTGGCAGACCTTGCAATTGGTTTGGCATCCACTGCAATAAGGCAGGAAGTGTCACCAACATAAGCCTTAAAGATACAGGTTTGAAAGGTACGCTTCAGAGTTTCAGTTTTCCATCCTTTCCCAATCTTGTCTGGCTTAACCTTAGTAATAATTCATTCCATGGCAACATTCCTTCCCATATTAGCAATCTATCCAAGCTCAACATCCTTGACTTGTCTGTCAATGAAATCTCTGGTTCAATTCCTCAAGAAATTGGGATTTTAAACTCTCTCACTTACATTGATTTATCAAATAATCTTCTCACTGGTACAATACCACCTTCTATAGGGTATTTGACAACACTGCCAATTCTCTACATTCATATGAACCAACTTTCAGGTTCCATACCTCAAGAACTTGGAATGTTGAAATTTGTCACTGATATTGATTTGTCAGTAAATAGTCTCACTGGTACAATCCCAGCTTCTATAGGAAACTTGACAAATCTATCAGCTCTTTCTCTTAATAGCAATCAACTTTCTGGTTCCATACCTCAAGAAATTGGCATGCTGAGGTCACTTACTGAACTTGCTTTGTCGCAAAATAATCTCACTGGTCCAATTCCATCTTCTATAGGAAACTTGACAACCTTATCTTCTCTCTATCTCAGTGATAACCAACTTTCCAATTCCATACCTAGAGAAATTGGGAAGCTGACAAAGCTAACTACTCTCTTCCTTGAAATCAACGAACTTTCTGGAACTCTACCTTTAGAGATGAACAACTTCACTCTTTTGGAAGTTTTCATAATATATTCTAATAGATTCACTGGTCAATTACCACAAGACATATGCGTTGGTGGACTAATTAAGTCTTTTGCAATTAATGGAAATAATTTCTCGGGTCCCATCCCAAGAAGCCTTAGAAACTGTAGCCACTTAATGAGACTCCATCTTGAGAGAAACCAAATCACTGGAAATGTATCTGAAGATTTTGGCATATATCCACAGTTGAAATATATGGATTTGAGTGATAACAAATTTTATGGTGAGCTTTCATTGAAATGGGAAGATTTCAGCAACTTGTCTACCCTGAAAATCTCTAACAATAATATCTCTGGCACAATACCAGCTGAACTTGGAAATGCAAGTCAATTGCATTCACTTGACCTCTCATCAAATCAGCTGGTGGGGAAGATTCCAAAGGAATTGGGGAAATTAACATTGTTCGAACTTTCTCTTGATGATAACAGGCTATCAGGTGGCATTCCTGAAGAAATTGGACTGTTATCTGGTCTTGAACGCCTTAACTTTGCAGCAAACAACCTGAGTGAAGCAATTCCCAAAAAGATTGGAGATTGCTCAAAACTGTTGTTCTTGAATCTCAGCAAGAACAAATTTGCAGAGAGTATTCCTTTAGAGGTGGGCAATTTACGCTTTCTTGAAAGTCTTGATCTTAGTCAAAATTTGTTAACAGGAGAGATCCCACCACAACTGGGAGGGTTGCAAAGATTGGAGACACTGAACCTCTCCCACAATTTGCTGTCAGGTTCCATTCCAACTACTTTTGATTATGAATCGAGCTTGACTGTGGTGGATTTATCCAATAATGAGTTAGACGGCCCAATTCCCCACAATAAAGCCTTTGAGCAGGCTCCATTTGAAGCACTTCAAAACAACAGAGACTTGTGTGGCAATAACACTAGACTAAAGCCATGTGTCTCTGTTGCAATCAACAAAACTATCGGAAAAAAGGATAGTAAATTGGTTGTTCTAATTGTCATTCCTCTCTTGTGTAGTCTGTTTCTATTTATTGTCTTGGTTGGAGGTTTCTTCATTCTCCGCCAAAGAATTAGAAACAGAAAAGCTAACCCAGAAGAAGGGGAGTCAAGTGGCAAAGATATTTATGCAGTATGGGGTCGTGATAGAGATATGCAATATGAAAACATTGTTAAGGCTACAGAGGAGTTCAATTCCAAGTATTGCATTAGGGTAGGAGGATATGGAATTGTCTACAAGGCTGTGCTGCCAACTGGTCGAGTGGTTGCTGTGAAGAAACTTCACCAGTCACAAAATGGAGAAATGACTGATTTCAAAGCATTTACAAGTGAGATTTGTGTGTTGATGAACATACGTCATCGAAACATTGTCAAGTTACATGGTTTTTGTTCACATTCAAAACACTCATTTTTGGTTTATGAATTCATAGAAAGAGGAAGTTTAAGAAGTATTTTAAGCAATGAGGAACAAGCAGTGGAGTTGAATTGGTTTAAGAGGCTAAATGTTGTTAAAGGGATAGCTAATGCATTGGCCTACATGCACCATGACTGCTCTCCTTCAATCATCCATAGAGACATTTCCAGTAACAATGTTCTTTTGGATTCAGAATTTGAGGCTCATGTCTCTGATTTTGGAACAGCTAGGCTTTTGATGCCGGACTCATCAAATTGGACCTCATTTGCAGGCACATTTGGGTACACAGCTCCAGGTAAATTCTTTGGCTTCATTTATTTATCAATATAAAGTCAATAAATTTACTTAATACATTTTTTTTTACTGCAATTCCATTTCTTTCCTAATATGATTCCAATTTGTCAAATGTAAGAGTCATTTGAACTACGATCAATGCAGTATTACAATTAATAATCTAAAGATTATGCTTTACATAAGACACACAATGCTACTGAAAACCTGCAAACTGAAGTGTGAATGGAAATTTTTGCAGAGCTAGCTTACACAATGATGGTCAATGAAAAATGTGATGTTTACAGTTTTGGTGTGTTGACACTTGAAATTCTAATGGGAAGACATCCAGGTGATTTCATTTCATCTGTTTCATTAACATTTTCATTGCCGTCCTCGCCAATAGAACAGCAGACACTATTCAAGGATGTGATTGACCAACGCCTCCCAACTCCTCAAAACAAAGCTGCTGAACGAGTGATGCATATTGCGCAACTTGCACTTGCTTGCTTGAGTGCCAATCCTCAATCTCGGCCAACAATGAAACAAGTTTGTTCCCAGCTAATAGATAAACAGCATCCATTAACTAAGCCGTTCTCAGAAGTGAAATTGGGAGAAATTTTTGTTCAAGGAAGCGTCAAGAGCTAAGCCTTTGGAAAAATGTTTGTAATGCTGCGTGTATAAATGCATGTTTTATAGTTTCCTTTTACTTTTCATACTTCAGAAACTTTGCCTACCCTGTAAGATATGCTACTACGTAGCAAAATTGTAGTATAATGATATTGGCATCTTCATCGTGACTTTTTTGACAAATCTTTCAAAATTCAAAGGGCTTGAAAATGAGTTTTTCTATATAAAACGGGGCAGAAGAGGATTTGTCTTTTAAAATAAAGTTCTCTTTGTTGAACAGGTCATGAGAACTCCCTCCATTGCCAATCTAGAACCtactgaataataataataatatcaattTGAATGAGGAGGAAAAAGCCAGCCGACTCTCCAACTTTGCTGTCCAAATCCATATCATATGGCTATTTTTTTTAACCATTCTTGGAAGAAAAATCAGCAAATTGTTTGACAACAATTGGAAGCCATTAATATATAGTTCCTTTCATAGATATATAGTCCAAAATTCACCCACTTCgccaagagaaaaaaaaaaaaaaaaaaccttatttAACAAAGTCTTATCAAGTCTTTCTTTGTGATGGACCTTGGCGGCCAACCTCAGCCACTAGCCActtttcttgaaattttacccacagcaATAAATCTTTTGGCACTGACTTGTCGTTTTCTGAATTTTTTCGCTGTCATTTGATTCTTCCCATCCCCATAGAGCAGCTGCACAAAAATTCCAAATTTCAATACATATCTGCTGGAGTTCATATGGAGCAGTCTCATCTCCTTACCACCTTTGCCTTGCTGTTCTGTGTGAGCATTAAATTCTCTTGAATACAAATTTGGGATTGCTTCAATTTTTTTTGAAGTTTTTAGATAAACTGATATCACTTTTATTATCATATTTTTGGCAGATAATTTTTCTAAAAGGAAGTAATGCATCTCTACCTGCAAAGCTGTATTGGCAGTCCATGTTACCAAACGCTCCTTTGCCTAAAGCTCTGCAAGATCTTCTACAGCCTGGTTAGTTCATTTTCTCCATTTACATTATTGTGGCAAACAATCCATTAGAAGGGATGAGCGAATTTAACAGACTTAAATTTCAACTTTGGACAAATATTTATATGCATATCCTTTGTAATAAGTGACTTTTGTCTAAAGCATTCTCTTCCTGCTTATTTACAAATATAGACGCAGGAAACAGAAGTGCTTTTTCAGGAGTAGATGTTGTTGCTGAGCCTGGGACCAATAGTGGACGCAGGGCAACATATGGAGTTGGGCATTGGGAAGAAAACAAAAAATTCGAGCAAAAAGAAATATTCAACACAACTACTATATACTTCTTACAAGATGGTCTACATCCTGACAAAAAGATGAAACTTACGTTCACAAAATCTACTAATGGGTCAAATTTCTTGCCTCGCAAAATTGCTGACACATTACCCTTTTCCAGCAACAAGTTACCAGAAATTTTGAACTATTTTGCAATAGAACCCACATCAAAGGAAGCTCAAATCTTGAAACACACAATAGCAGAATGTGAGGCACCAAGCATCAGGGGAGAACACAAATACTGTGCTACTTCATTAGAATCATTAATTGATTTTGTCGTCGCAAAGTATGGGAAAAAAGTTCAAGTGCTTTCAAACGAGGCAGAACAAGAGAAGAAGGAACAAGGGTATACAATTTTAAAGGGAGTAAAAATGATGGATGACAACCAAATAGCGTGCCATGAGGAAATATATCCATATGCCGTATTTTATTGCCATAGAACCATGGACACAGGTTTATATGGTTCCATTGATGGGTGGTGACGGTTCCAAAGCTAAAGCAATTGTTGTTTGCCACTTAAATACAACAGCTTGGAATCCAGAGCACTTTGCCTTCCAAGTCCTCAAAGTTAAGCCAGGACCACCAGTTTGTCATTTCCTTGATAGTGATACTAATGTTTGGGTTCCTAACTAAAGTTCGGACTATGCTTCACACTGTTAAGTGAAAATTAATTTGTAGtcatttaatgaaaatttttgtGATAATGAAATATAAATTTGAATGAATGCTGAAATTTTCTTTCAAGCTCATATGAATATATTGCATTTGCATTTTTACTTTAATCTAATTTGGAATCGATCAAGATCTTTGAAGCTGGGTTGATCGATCAATTTCAATCCAACAAAAATCCTGGTGTTTGAAATAGGCCAATGGATAATGTTGACGTGAAATTATACATTCCATGTCTGGATGTCTGGACATCTACGTTGTACATACGAGTGTATGTTGTACAGGAAATGTTTCATTTTAGAAGGAAGAAAAGCAGCAAATTGTCGATAATCAAGTTTGGAAATAAGAACAGACACAGCGATGATGCTGCTTCCCTTGCATCCTGGCATGACCATGGAAGACTGCATAATGGCAATTAACAAATCTCCTGTGCCTGAGTTGCTTCGCAAAACTAAATGAGCAGAAGCAAAGGATTCTCTATTGAAGAAGATAAGGTAACTATTGCAGAAATGTTGACATCTCCTGATAGAAATTTCAACAATAAACACGATGGGAACATTAAGCATCCATTTAGTCGATCTTGGAGTTGTtcatctttcattttctttcaggAATTCTACCTGAAAGCTTATTATCATGAAGATAAAGTTCAAACAAATTTAACTTCCCCATTTCCTTTGGAATCACCACCTACAAGGTGATTTGATGAGAGGTCAAGTAAATGCAATTGAGGTGCCCTCGTGAGGTCAGCTGGTATTGTGCCAGAGATCTCAttgtttgatatttttaatgccgACAAATTCCGGAATTCTTCTCATTTCCATGAAAACTCGCGATATAATTGGTTATCGCTCAAATCCAAAAAGTTCAGGTGAGGATATGCACCAAAACCAAAATCTTCAGATACATTTCCTGTGAGTTGGTTTCTCTCAAGGCGAAGTCTCAACAAGCTGCTACAATTTGTCAGGCTTCTTGGGATAGGGCCCGTGAAATTGTTTCCTTCTGCAGCGACATACAGAAGTTTTCCACCAACGCATATACCTTCACGTAAATGGCCCATCAATCGGTTGTCAgatatttgaaatgaaattaagagAGTAAGATTGTCCATCTTTGAAGGGAGAGTTCCAGAAAGATAATTAGTACGGAGGTAGAGAGAAGATAAGTATCTTAAGTTTCCAATTGAAGCTGGGATTGCCCCAGTCAGATTATTGGACTGCAAATCAAGCTTAGTGAGTGACGTCAACATTCCAACTTCTTTAGGTATGGAACCAAAAATTTGGTTGTAGGCAAGATTTAGAGT
The Hevea brasiliensis isolate MT/VB/25A 57/8 chromosome 15, ASM3005281v1, whole genome shotgun sequence genome window above contains:
- the LOC131173895 gene encoding MDIS1-interacting receptor like kinase 2-like; the protein is MAYTMQKPLCLFCPLLFHLIPLLVFSVHVLATVSTAAVRTEVEEADALLRWKDSLDNQSQSFLSSWNTTAGSGRPCNWFGIHCNKAGSVTNISLKDTGLKGTLQSFSFPSFPNLVWLNLSNNSFHGNIPSHISNLSKLNILDLSVNEISGSIPQEIGILNSLTYIDLSNNLLTGTIPPSIGYLTTLPILYIHMNQLSGSIPQELGMLKFVTDIDLSVNSLTGTIPASIGNLTNLSALSLNSNQLSGSIPQEIGMLRSLTELALSQNNLTGPIPSSIGNLTTLSSLYLSDNQLSNSIPREIGKLTKLTTLFLEINELSGTLPLEMNNFTLLEVFIIYSNRFTGQLPQDICVGGLIKSFAINGNNFSGPIPRSLRNCSHLMRLHLERNQITGNVSEDFGIYPQLKYMDLSDNKFYGELSLKWEDFSNLSTLKISNNNISGTIPAELGNASQLHSLDLSSNQLVGKIPKELGKLTLFELSLDDNRLSGGIPEEIGLLSGLERLNFAANNLSEAIPKKIGDCSKLLFLNLSKNKFAESIPLEVGNLRFLESLDLSQNLLTGEIPPQLGGLQRLETLNLSHNLLSGSIPTTFDYESSLTVVDLSNNELDGPIPHNKAFEQAPFEALQNNRDLCGNNTRLKPCVSVAINKTIGKKDSKLVVLIVIPLLCSLFLFIVLVGGFFILRQRIRNRKANPEEGESSGKDIYAVWGRDRDMQYENIVKATEEFNSKYCIRVGGYGIVYKAVLPTGRVVAVKKLHQSQNGEMTDFKAFTSEICVLMNIRHRNIVKLHGFCSHSKHSFLVYEFIERGSLRSILSNEEQAVELNWFKRLNVVKGIANALAYMHHDCSPSIIHRDISSNNVLLDSEFEAHVSDFGTARLLMPDSSNWTSFAGTFGYTAPELAYTMMVNEKCDVYSFGVLTLEILMGRHPGDFISSVSLTFSLPSSPIEQQTLFKDVIDQRLPTPQNKAAERVMHIAQLALACLSANPQSRPTMKQVCSQLIDKQHPLTKPFSEVKLGEIFVQGSVKS